The Montipora capricornis isolate CH-2021 chromosome 6, ASM3666992v2, whole genome shotgun sequence genome has a window encoding:
- the LOC138050587 gene encoding uncharacterized protein — translation MTTQWDGDCHCTGPDEKLYNLAPLQKEGEARFRKARKEGSDYYFAYNPCGSFKLGSTGDCSGDVAICMWTLTETYQNVGIHKTSTLTLRLSRELTGSSTGFIAYRNEK, via the exons ATGACGACGCAGTGGGATGGTGATTGTCACTGCACCGGTCCTGACGAAAAGCTTTACAATTTAGCTCCACTGCAAAAGGAAGGTGAAGCACG ATTTCGGAAAGCCAGAAAAGAAGGAAGTGACTATTACTTTGCATACAATCCATGCGGTTCCTTCAAGCTTGGATCCACTGGTGACTGCTCCGGTGACGTGGCT ATATGCATGTGGACTCTCACAGAAACTTACCAAAACGTCGGAATTCATAAGACATCCACGTTAACTTTACGATTATCCAGGGAACTAACGGGATCTTCAACAGGTTTTATTGCATATCGCAACGAAAAGTAG